One Solanum lycopersicum chromosome 4, SLM_r2.1 DNA window includes the following coding sequences:
- the LOC101246240 gene encoding pentatricopeptide repeat-containing protein At5g01110, with protein MAVSKRQFPMAAARRLCLPKSTIRGTATCASLISKTHLENSPKSSISEPQHFVNGSSSPPSDDTFVVQKILWNLKQGKPITNSLHGLKPSTFLEVLVNCRDDLHLAQKFINLVSVNCPNFKHCTSSLGATVHVLIRSKRVADAQGFILRMIRRSGVSRIEIVESLVSTYGLCGSNPYVFDLLIRTYVQARKIREAVEVFRLLQRRNFCVPINACNGLLGGLVKIGWVDLAWEVYGEMTGSSIQPNVYTLNIMVNALCKDGKIESVNPFIEEMEKKEIFPDMVTYNTLINAYCHEGLLEEADEVINIMKATGLRPCLLTYNSILNGLCKNGQYGRARELLVEMEECGLAPDTTSYNALLAECCRAGNVLEAESVFKEMLCRAIIPDLVSYSSLIGLFARTGRLDRSLVYYEHMKRKGLTPDNVVYTILIGGFCRNGSMKEAMKMRDEMLERSLVMDVVTYNTILNGLCKGKMLQEANELFNEMLERDVNPDFYTFTTLINGYCKCGNMDKAQTLFEAMLLRNLKPDVVTYNSLIDGFCKVGDMEKAFSLRDEMISVNISPNYITYSILINGFCNKGHVSDALRLWDDMIILGIKPTIVTCNSIIKGYCRCGDTSRAAKFLNKMQIQGLFPDSITYNTLLDGLIREENMDKALDLVNEMGKQGLSPDVFSYNTILDGFCKFGRMQEANMLYSKMVERGINPDRSTYTSLINGHVSQDNLKEAFRFHDEMLQRGFIPDDKF; from the coding sequence ATGGCAGTCTCAAAACGCCAATTTCCCATGGCAGCAGCACGACGCCTATGTCTTCCCAAATCCACCATCAGAGGCACAGCAACTTGTGCTTCACTTATCAGCAAAACCCACCTAGAAAATTCCCCAAAATCGTCCATTTCTGAACCACAACACTTTGTTAATGGTTCTTCAAGCCCACCATCTGATGACACATTTGTAGTCCAGAAAATATTGTGGAACCTAAAACAAGGTAAGCCAATAACTAATTCTTTACATGGTTTAAAGCCGTCTACTTTTCTTGAAGTTCTTGTTAATTGTCGTGATGATTTGCATTTAGCACAGAAATTCATCAACTTGGTTTCTGTAAATTGTCCTAATTTTAAACATTGCACGAGTTCATTGGGTGCTACTGTGCATGTATTGATTAGGTCTAAGAGGGTAGCTGATGCACAGGGTTTTATTCTTAGGATGATTCGAAGAAGTGGGGTTTCAAGAATTGAGATTGTGGAATCTTTGGTGTCAACTTATGGGTTATGCGGGTCGAATCCATATGTTTTTGATTTGCTGATTAGGACTTATGTACAAGCTAGGAAGATTAGGGAGGCTGTAGAAGTATTTAGGTTGTTGCAAAGGAGGAATTTTTGTGTTCCGATAAATGCGTGTAATGGTCTTCTAGGAGGGCTTGTGAAGATTGGTTGGGTGGACTTGGCATGGGAGGTGTATGGTGAGATGACAGGGAGTAGCATTCAGCCAAATGTGTATACCCTCAATATAATGGTGAATGCTTTGTGTAAAGATGGGAAAATAGAAAGCGTGAATCCGTTTATTGAAGAAATGGAAAAGAAGGAAATTTTTCCGGATATGGTGACTTACAATACTTTGATAAATGCATATTGTCACGAGGGGCTTCTTGAAGAAGCTGATGAAGTGATAAACATTATGAAAGCTACAGggttaagaccttgtcttttAACTTATAATTCTATTCTCAATGGTTTGTGTAAGAATGGACAATACGGGAGAGCAAGGGAACTTTTGGTTGAGATGGAAGAGTGTGGACTGGCCCCTGATACTACTAGTTATAATGCATTGCTTGCTGAGTGCTGTAGAGCCGGTAACGTGCTGGAAGCAGAATCTGTTTTCAAAGAAATGTTGTGTCGAGCTATCATTCCTGATTTGGTTAGTTATAGTTCACTTATTGGGTTGTTTGCAAGAACTGGTCGTCTTGACCGCTCATTGGTATACTATGAGCATATGAAACGCAAGGGTCTTACACCAGATAATGTAGTATACACAATTCTCATTGGTGGGTTTTGTAGAAATGGTTCTATGAAGGAGGCTATGAAGATGCGTGATGAAATGCTAGAGCGGAGTTTAGTTATGGATGTGGTCACTTACAATACTATATTGAATGGATTATGCAAAGGAAAGATGCTTCAGGAAGCTAATGAGCTTTTCAATGAGATGTTGGAAAGAGATGTAAATCCTGATTTTTACACTTTTACCACGCTTATCAATGGATATTGCAAGTGTGGTAACATGGACAAAGCACAGACCTTGTTTGAAGCCATGTTGCTGAGAAACCTCAAGCCTGATGTTGTGACATATAACAGCTTGATTGATGGATTTTGTAAGGTTGGTGATATGGAAAAAGCTTTCAGTTTAAGGGATGAGATGATCTCTGTAAATATTTCTCCTAATTATATTACTTATAGTATTCTCATAAATGGCTTTTGTAATAAGGGTCATGTATCTGATGCATTAAGACTATGGGATGATATGATTATCCTAGGTATCAAACCTACTATTGTGACTTGCAACTCTATTATCAAGGGATATTGCAGGTGTGGCGATACTTCAAGGGCAGCTAAGTTTCTGAACAAGATGCAGATCCAAGGACTATTTCCTGATTCAATTACGTATAATACTCTTCTTGATGGGCTTATAAGAGAGGAGAATATGGATAAAGCCTTAGATTTGGTTAATGAAATGGGAAAACAAGGTCTGTCACCTGATGTTTTTAGCTATAATACCATACTGGATGGTTTCTGTAAATTTGGTAGAATGCAGGAAGCCAACATGCTGTACAGTAAAATGGTTGAGAGGGGTATCAACCCCGACAGATCCACATATACATCATTGATAAATGGACATGTCTCTCAGGATAACTTGAAGGAGGCTTTTCGTTTTCATGATGAAATGCTGCAGAGGGGTTTCATTCCTGATGACAAGTTTTAA
- the LOC138348318 gene encoding uncharacterized protein, protein METTAGTGAEMIIDSPPVVSIPQKKGDRILDSYRNSLSQKTVDILIFTQQWIRSPSKEWKVQNYLEEVQKIEEVEKEYPGAPLSIDYFKELAFCAILLIYRMYV, encoded by the exons ATGGAGACGACGGCTGGAACTGGTGCTGAAATGATTATCGACAGTCCTCCGGTTGTATCGATACCTCAAAAGAAAG GTGATCGTATTCTTGATTCATATCGGAATTCTTTATCACAAAAAACAGTAGATATTCTTATTTTCACTCAACAATGGATACGGTCACCTTCTAAAGAATGGAAGGTTCAAAATTATTTGGAGGAAGTTCAGAAaattgaagaagttgaaaaag AATATCCAGGTGCTCCTTTGAGTATCGATTATTTTAAAGAGTTAGCTTTTTGCGCAATTCTTTTGATATATAG aaTGTATGTCTAG